TGACCCTAATCCAGCTTTTAAGGCCTGCATCAGGCAAAACCTGCACCGTAACCTTTACCCCTTGACTTTGTCCTAGATCATCGCTGTTTGCATTGCCGGTTTCCGGGACATCTCCCGGCTCACTTCGTGTGGAAACGCTTGGCTCTGGTTCCGAATCAGGATCTTCATCCTTTTGCTCCGCAAGCACTGGAGGGGGCTGCATATTCTTTTCGCCTGCAACATCCTTGCGGTTGTGCTGGTAGATAAAATTGATGGTAAAAAGCAAGGCAACAATCAAAGCAAGCCCGGCCAATTTAAAAAGTTTTTTATTTTGCGGTGTCTCTCCCTGCCTCGGTAAGGCAGATTTCAGAGCTTGAGTTTGAGCAGTTTCTTCATTTCTATATGTTGCCTTATATTCTTCAACCAGTGCCTGGTCTTCCAGCTCGAGAAACTTAGCATAACTCTTTAAAAAACCAATAATATACACCCTGCCCGGGAGCTCGGAGAAATCCTCATTTTCCAGCGCCTCCAAATATTTAAGCCTAATCTTGGTTGCAGCTTCCGCGTCCCGTAAAGTCAAATTTTTAGACTCCCGTGCTTCTTTTAAAGTTTCACCTATCCGCCCCATATCATGAGCTAACCTCCTTTACCAAGGGATTTTAAGTGGATAAACCTTCTAATTTCCTCCGCTGCTTGTTCAACATTGCCACTATTCACGGACAAATCATATTCTGCAGAAGGCTGGTCGGGGTGTCGATAAAGCACGTCATAATAATTTACCAACAGATCCTTTACAACTTGCATATACTCTCCAGATCTTAGCTGCTCAGTCAACTTCTCCACCTTTACTTTACCTATTCGCCGCTGTAAAAAGCTTAGGGATTTTTCCAGCGCTAATAGATTTCGATCAGGCCCCTGCATGTATTCCTGACAAATTCGTTTGATTCGATTCTGCAGGCTATCGTAGACCAGGATGCGATAACCATTTTGCATAGCGTCAAAGAAAAGGGCCGGTATTGTTAACTTACCGATTTTCCTGCTTTCCCCTTCGACTACAATAGCCTGCTCGTTGCGGAAAGCTCGCAGAGCTGTGTATAATGCAGTTTCGAACTTCTTTTGACTAGGTTGATCTCCTAGTCCCACGCTACCAAACACAGAGCCACGATGGTTGGCTAATTTTTCCAAATCTATTGCTGCTACGTTTAACCTCTGCAGTCTTTGGATAATTTCACTTTTACCAACCCCGGTTAACCCATAAATAACAAAAAATTGTTGGCTTAGTTCAGTGCGGGAAAAAAATTCGTTTACATGTTTACGAAATGCTTTGTATCCCCCGATTAGGCGGTAACTTGGTATGCCTGCCAAATCCAGCAGTTCGCACATGGCTTTGCTGCGCATACCTCCACGCCAGCAATATAAAATAAGCTCTTTCCCTTGAGCAAGTTCTTTAATTTTCTTAATCTTTTCGGGAATTTGACCAGCAATTAATTCCATACCGAGTTGCCGGGCTTCTGTCGAACCTTGGTGTTTATACGTTATCCCTACCCTGGATCTTTGCTCGTCATCCAGAAGCGGTATATTATAGGCAAAAGGCAAAGAGTCCTCGGCAAATTCCTGTGGCGAGCGCACATCAATAAAAATTGCGTTATCTTTAGCTAAAGCTTCATCTATTGCGATATTTTTAATCATGCAAACCTACCTTTTTCTGCTTAAGTTTCCTTCGACAAACTTTAACCGATTTCCTTCCAAGTTAAACTGATTCAACTATTTTCCAAACCGCTATAACTATTTTCCCCAAAGTCAAAGACTGAATTTTACATTTCCCCGAACATTTTTTGATAATCATCCCAGTTAATTAACACAGCCCTAGGTTTGCTGCCTTCAAAACTCCCAACTATCCCGCGTTCCTCCATGATGTCGATAAGTCTGGCAGCTCTGGTATACCCTATGCGTAAACGGCGCTGCAGCATGGAAATTGAGGCCTGTCCGCTTTCAATGAGAAGCCTGGCTGCTTCCGGCAACAGCTCATCGTTTTCCAAATTCTCGGCGCTTTTCTCTTCGGAGTTTTCCAGAATGGCAGCTCCCTGCAAATACTCAGGAGCACCTTGGCTCTTTAAAAATTGTACAATCTCGTCTACTTCTTTATCAGATACATAGACTCCCTGCACGCGGATTGGTTTGCTCATCCCAACCGGGTAAAAAAGCATATCTCCCCTGCCTAAGAGCTTTTCTGCTCCTCCCATATCCAAAATAGTCCTGGAATCGGTTTGCGAGGAAACAGCAAAAGCTACACGGCTTGGTATATTTGCTTTGATCACACCGGTAATCACATCAACCGATGGACGCTGGGTTGCAACAACCAAATGAATGCCGGCGGCTCTGGCCATTTGTGCCAAACGGCAAATGGCGTCCTCCACATCAGCGGGGGCAACCATCATCAAATCTGCCAGTTCGTCAATCAATACTACGATGAATGGCAGGGCTGGTACGGGAGCTGCCGGATTCTCCTTTTGTTTTAATTTGTTGTAACGGTAAATATCTTTAACACCGCTGGCGGCAAATAAAGCATACCTGTTTTCCATTTCATTGACCATCCAGCGTAACGCGGTAGCCGATTTTTTGGCGTCAGTGACTACTGGCGCTATTAAATGAGGAATACCGTTATAGGTGGTCAATTCCACCATTTTAGGGTCAATCATCAAAAATTTCAGCTCATTTGGTTTAGCTTTAAATAACAAACTGCAGATCAGGGCATTCATACAAACGCTTTTCCCGGAACCAGTGGCTCCAGCAATCAGTAGATGGGGCATTTTTGCCAGATCGGCCACTATGGGATTACCGGCTATATCTTTTCCAAAGGCAACTGTCAAGAGCGAAGGGGCAGTGTTGAACTCTGCCGTTTCCAATACCTCCCTGAAGCGGACCAAAGCCACTTCTTTATTGGGCACTTCAATTCCAACCGCCGCTTTACCCGGAATAGGGGCCTCAATTCTCACATGAGGTGCAGCTAAACTTAACGCGATATCATCAG
This region of Zhaonella formicivorans genomic DNA includes:
- a CDS encoding helix-turn-helix domain-containing protein, whose product is MGRIGETLKEARESKNLTLRDAEAATKIRLKYLEALENEDFSELPGRVYIIGFLKSYAKFLELEDQALVEEYKATYRNEETAQTQALKSALPRQGETPQNKKLFKLAGLALIVALLFTINFIYQHNRKDVAGEKNMQPPPVLAEQKDEDPDSEPEPSVSTRSEPGDVPETGNANSDDLGQSQGVKVTVQVLPDAGLKSWIRVIADGKQIFSGILQAGEKREFNGDKLVAIKFGNAGAVRVTVNGQDQGIIGQMDDVVDKEYKIEDFN
- the mnmH gene encoding tRNA 2-selenouridine(34) synthase MnmH, with the translated sequence MIKNIAIDEALAKDNAIFIDVRSPQEFAEDSLPFAYNIPLLDDEQRSRVGITYKHQGSTEARQLGMELIAGQIPEKIKKIKELAQGKELILYCWRGGMRSKAMCELLDLAGIPSYRLIGGYKAFRKHVNEFFSRTELSQQFFVIYGLTGVGKSEIIQRLQRLNVAAIDLEKLANHRGSVFGSVGLGDQPSQKKFETALYTALRAFRNEQAIVVEGESRKIGKLTIPALFFDAMQNGYRILVYDSLQNRIKRICQEYMQGPDRNLLALEKSLSFLQRRIGKVKVEKLTEQLRSGEYMQVVKDLLVNYYDVLYRHPDQPSAEYDLSVNSGNVEQAAEEIRRFIHLKSLGKGG
- a CDS encoding FtsK/SpoIIIE family DNA translocase, with product MARAIKETKHELKYEITGILLLAFAILSIVSIYAVESNAVPQGSQAIGPIGNFLVRILNGLFGKGKYLFAALLGWHAVRMIKAKNTVPFSVRSLGIVLLFGAVLTFLHLKYLILGDVKSIIKTSLDGLGGGLTGAVLAIILNAGFGKIGSYIMLITVSLIGVLLITGVSFSALLGSIGGRLKIFYLELRRQITEFLFITIEAEEEEKRTDKKTEIPVNFSSEPQRILEKNEVQPHCGEEPPLIILPEPKKKSQHLKKATANDELGRDDFQPQKNDNNPADNSQYILPPLNLLQVPSHSKNARGNKEITETVKLLEDTLESFGVKVKVTQVSCGPAITRYEAQPAPGVKVSKIVSLADDIALSLAAPHVRIEAPIPGKAAVGIEVPNKEVALVRFREVLETAEFNTAPSLLTVAFGKDIAGNPIVADLAKMPHLLIAGATGSGKSVCMNALICSLLFKAKPNELKFLMIDPKMVELTTYNGIPHLIAPVVTDAKKSATALRWMVNEMENRYALFAASGVKDIYRYNKLKQKENPAAPVPALPFIVVLIDELADLMMVAPADVEDAICRLAQMARAAGIHLVVATQRPSVDVITGVIKANIPSRVAFAVSSQTDSRTILDMGGAEKLLGRGDMLFYPVGMSKPIRVQGVYVSDKEVDEIVQFLKSQGAPEYLQGAAILENSEEKSAENLENDELLPEAARLLIESGQASISMLQRRLRIGYTRAARLIDIMEERGIVGSFEGSKPRAVLINWDDYQKMFGEM